A genomic window from Desertifilum tharense IPPAS B-1220 includes:
- a CDS encoding M23 family metallopeptidase produces MLVTIKIHWLMGAIALLGSLVPSLSAIAQPSENATCPQQPALSRLTRHRVAAGETIESIAEKYNLMPATLMGMNPVLQGGTAPVGTELEIPPYNGIRVQVPAGQTLPEIAEAYNVRPDVLFEVNGCQTNLRVAFVPGVNWSPGRPAPQVLTQLSGYPLPQVVEVARGYGWQVNPLNSQVSFNSGVALQAATGTPVLAVGEGTVAFAGDRGAYGNLVVINHAGGRQSRYAHLDTLSVTVGQQVQQGDRLGTVGTTGTRALSEPHLHFEVRYNSPLGWVAEDPGLYIQAIQNAQKY; encoded by the coding sequence ATGCTAGTCACGATCAAAATCCACTGGCTAATGGGTGCGATCGCGCTATTGGGAAGTCTGGTACCGTCCTTAAGTGCGATCGCTCAACCCTCAGAAAACGCGACCTGTCCGCAACAACCCGCCCTCTCTCGCCTTACCCGCCATCGGGTGGCTGCGGGAGAAACCATTGAGAGCATTGCTGAGAAATATAACCTGATGCCAGCAACCCTGATGGGAATGAATCCTGTTTTGCAGGGGGGAACGGCTCCGGTTGGGACAGAGTTGGAAATTCCCCCTTATAATGGCATCCGGGTTCAAGTCCCGGCAGGACAAACGTTACCAGAGATTGCTGAAGCCTATAATGTGCGTCCTGATGTGCTTTTTGAGGTGAATGGCTGTCAAACGAATCTGAGGGTTGCCTTTGTACCGGGGGTGAATTGGTCTCCAGGTCGTCCGGCCCCCCAAGTGCTAACCCAGCTATCAGGCTATCCTTTACCCCAGGTGGTAGAAGTAGCACGGGGTTATGGTTGGCAAGTCAACCCCTTGAATTCTCAGGTTTCGTTTAATAGCGGTGTGGCGTTACAAGCCGCAACCGGAACGCCCGTTTTAGCCGTCGGTGAAGGGACGGTGGCGTTTGCGGGCGATCGCGGGGCCTATGGCAATCTGGTGGTGATTAATCATGCTGGGGGTCGTCAATCCCGTTATGCTCATTTAGACACCCTCTCGGTGACAGTAGGGCAACAGGTACAACAGGGCGATCGCTTGGGTACAGTGGGAACCACGGGAACTCGCGCCTTATCAGAACCTCACTTACATTTTGAAGTCCGCTACAATTCCCCGTTGGGGTGGGTTGCTGAAGATCCGGGGTTATATATTCAAGCCATTCAAAACGCCCAGAAATACTAA